A stretch of Gouania willdenowi chromosome 21, fGouWil2.1, whole genome shotgun sequence DNA encodes these proteins:
- the LOC114455451 gene encoding protein-tyrosine kinase 6-like, with amino-acid sequence MEECVRKFCPCVRRWFSKDESPDVAAGDRSDGLRADPESGSKPVSDPGSSSLQPASVCIYTALYAYQSAQPEELSFREGDLFKVMSRTGDWWTAQRIDRNGRVMGTGIVPYNYLQRAEELDMQPWFFGIMSRFEAQDLLMLPENLDGAFLIRESEKENIGCVLSVRSGERVKHYKIYNPDSSTYYVEPECSFSSLIDLVENYCSVQHLIIRLGSSCKKPVSEQKLVALDFPQDEWELPKEDFMLGEQLGSGYFATVYRGSWKNHINVAIKILKSDASMNYKEFQKEVHMLKSLRHRHLISLFAICTSSPPYYIITELMEKGSLLNVLRKERSLDIGSLIDMAAQVADGMLYLEQMNSIHRDLAARNVLVGEDYVCKVADFGLARIIKEPIYMAQDKKIPYKWSAPEAISHGTFSIKSDVWSFGVLFYEIMTNGSIPYPALSNEESYDKVMDGYRMPKPPKCPNPLYEMMLDCWQIEPDKRPDFKSIKFKLESGIYDLEAS; translated from the exons ATGGAGGAGTGTGTGCGCAAGTTCTGTCCGTGTGTGCGGCGGTGGTTCTCCAAAGATGAGTCCCCAGATGTTGCTGCAGGGGACCGCAGCGATGGGCTCCGTGCGGATCCAGAGTCGGGCTCCAAGCCGGTGTCGGACCCGGGTTCTTCCTCACTGCAGCCTGCCAGCGTCTGCATCTACACCGCCCTGTACGCCTACCAGTCCGCACAGCCAGAGGAGCTGTCGTTCCGGGAGGGGGACCTGTTCAAAGTCATGTCCCGGACCGGGGACTGGTGGACGGCGCAGAGGATCGACCGGAATGGGCGTGTAATGGGCACCGGGATCGTTCCCTACAACTACTTGCAACGGGCCGAGGAGTTGGACATGCAGCC GTGGTTTTTTGGGATAATGAGTCGTTTTGAGGCTCAGGACCTACTGATGCTTCCTGAGAACCTGGACGGCGCGTTTCTTATCAGAGAGAGCGAGAAGGAAAACATTGGATGCGTTCTCTCAG TGCGTTCCGGGGAGCGTGTCAAGCATTATAAGATCTACAACCCAGACAGCAGCACCTACTATGTGGAGCCCGAATGCTCCTTCAGCTCTCTGATCGACCTGGTGGAGAACTACTGCTCCGTCCAACACCTCATCATCAGGCTCGGGAGTTCTTGTAAGAAG CCAGTCTCCGAGCAGAAGCTCGTAGCCTTGGATTTCCCCCAGGATGAGTGGGAGCTTCCCAAAGAGGATTTCATGCTGGGGGAGCAGCTGGGCAGTGGCTACTTTGCAACAGTTTACCGTGGGAGCTGGAAAAACCACATTAATGTCGCCATCAAGATCCTCAAAAGTG ATGCGTCAATGAACTACAAGGAGTTTCAGAAGGAGGTCCATATGCTGAAGAGCCTTCGTCATCGTCACCTCATCTCTCTGTTCGCCATCTGCACTTCCTCGCCGCCATATTACATCATCACCGAGCTGATGGAGAAAGGCAGCCTGCTCAATGTCCTCAGAA AGGAGAGGTCTCTGGACATTGGTTCGCTGATTGACATGGCTGCCCAGGTGGCTGATGGGATGTTGTACTTGGAGCAGATGAACAGCATCCACAGAGACTTGGCGGCACGGAACGTTCTGGTGGGAGAAGATTACGTCTGTAAAGTGGCCGACTTCGGTCTGGCCAGGATCATTAAG GAGCCGATCTACATGGCACAGGATAAGAAGATCCCCTACAAATGGAGCGCTCCTGAAGCCATCAGCCACGGAACTTTCTCCATCAAGTCCGATGTCTGGTCTTTTGGGGTGTTGTTCTATGAAATCATGACCAACGGATCCATTCCATACCcag CACTCAGTAACGAGGAATCCTATGATAAGGTGATGGATGGATACCGGATGCCAAAGCCCCCCAAGTGTCCAAACCCTCTCTACGAGATGATGCTGGACTGTTGGCAGATTGAACCTGACAAGAGGCCGGACTTTAAATCCATCAAATTCAAGCTGGAGAGCGGCATTTACGATCTAGAAGCCAGTTAA